A stretch of the Archangium violaceum genome encodes the following:
- the dsrP gene encoding sulfate reduction electron transfer complex DsrMKJOP subunit DsrP — protein MAASRHLLDYPRFLGRLLWMSTDGSWRFYTWMTVLTAIALVGANAYAHQLAEGMALTGMSDHVSWGLYIANFTFGVGLAAGAVMMVIPAYLYHDHEMHDVTLIGELLAVAAIFVCLLFIVVDMGHPERAWHLMPGIGRFNWPVSMLTWDVVVLNGYLVINLHICGYLIYMRFLGRKPRKQWYLPFVFLSIFWAISIHSVTAFLYSGLGGRPFWNSALLAPRFIASAFITGPAFVIVLLQAIRRFTGLPIGEGPLRTLTSVMRVTVLLNLFMLGSELFTAFYTGGSHATAVRYLFFGSHGHHALVPWIWTAVALNIASAVVVHLPATRRHVGLLNLACALAFVGVWIEKGMGLIIPGFVPSTLHEVVEYVPTLTEWKITAGIWAFGLMVLTVAVKVALPVLSGQLAASHAELGHISPLPPGEGRGEGIG, from the coding sequence ATGGCTGCTTCCCGTCACCTGCTCGATTACCCGCGGTTCCTGGGACGGCTCCTGTGGATGAGTACCGACGGGAGCTGGCGCTTCTACACGTGGATGACGGTGCTCACGGCGATCGCCCTGGTGGGGGCCAACGCCTATGCGCACCAGCTCGCCGAGGGCATGGCGCTCACGGGGATGAGCGACCACGTCTCGTGGGGCCTGTACATCGCCAACTTCACCTTCGGCGTGGGACTGGCCGCGGGCGCGGTGATGATGGTCATCCCCGCGTACCTGTACCACGACCATGAGATGCACGACGTCACGCTGATCGGCGAGCTGCTCGCGGTGGCGGCGATCTTCGTGTGTCTCCTGTTCATCGTGGTGGACATGGGGCACCCCGAGCGGGCGTGGCACCTGATGCCAGGAATTGGCCGGTTCAACTGGCCGGTGTCGATGCTCACGTGGGACGTGGTGGTGCTCAATGGCTATCTGGTCATCAACCTGCACATCTGCGGCTATCTCATCTACATGCGCTTCCTGGGGCGCAAGCCGCGCAAGCAGTGGTACCTGCCGTTCGTCTTCCTTTCCATCTTCTGGGCCATCAGCATCCACAGCGTGACGGCGTTCCTCTACAGCGGGCTCGGGGGGAGACCGTTCTGGAACTCGGCGCTGCTGGCGCCGCGGTTCATCGCGTCGGCGTTCATCACGGGCCCGGCGTTCGTCATCGTGCTGCTCCAGGCCATCCGGCGCTTCACCGGGCTGCCCATCGGCGAGGGTCCGCTGCGCACGCTGACCTCGGTGATGCGGGTGACGGTGCTGCTCAACCTGTTCATGCTGGGCTCGGAGTTGTTCACCGCGTTCTATACGGGTGGCTCCCATGCCACGGCGGTGCGCTACCTGTTCTTCGGATCGCACGGGCACCACGCGCTGGTCCCGTGGATCTGGACGGCGGTGGCGCTGAACATCGCCTCGGCGGTGGTGGTGCACCTGCCGGCCACGCGGCGTCACGTGGGGCTGCTCAACCTGGCGTGCGCGCTGGCCTTCGTGGGCGTGTGGATCGAGAAGGGAATGGGCCTCATCATCCCCGGCTTCGTCCCGAGCACCCTGCACGAGGTGGTGGAGTACGTGCCCACGCTCACCGAGTGGAAGATCACCGCGGGCATCTGGGCCTTCGGGCTGATGGTGCTGACGGTGGCGGTGAAGGTGGCGCTCCCGGTGCTCAGCGGACAGCTCGCCGCATCTCACGCCGAACTCGGGCACATTTCCCCTCTCCCTCCGGGAGAGGGACGGGGTGAGGGTATCGGGTGA
- a CDS encoding 4Fe-4S dicluster domain-containing protein — translation MSDTVSRRTVMKGAGATLGAAAFAHAMAPLTEWSKDLSVGEFLQKHYKELTRDEMGRILVHLKEETKRKYGRDVDIRDLPPQEGVSFGYALNLSVCIGCRKCSEACHQENNHDRRTGNSYIRVLEMQQGSLDLEHGNANYDHPVPAEGKYYLPVQCHQCDNAPCVKVCPVQATWKEADGVVVVDYNWCIGCRYCEAACPYHARRFNWAKPEIPAEEINPDQGYLSNRIRPQGVVEKCTFCLHRTRAGRLPACLEACPTGARVFGNLLDPKSPIRWVLENKRVFVLKEELGTRPRFFYFFDK, via the coding sequence ATGAGTGACACCGTCTCCCGCCGTACCGTGATGAAGGGCGCCGGAGCCACGCTCGGAGCCGCGGCCTTCGCGCACGCGATGGCACCGCTCACCGAGTGGTCCAAGGACCTGAGCGTCGGCGAGTTCCTGCAGAAGCACTACAAGGAGCTGACGCGCGACGAGATGGGGCGGATCCTCGTCCACCTGAAGGAGGAGACGAAGCGGAAGTACGGGCGCGACGTGGACATCCGAGACCTCCCGCCGCAGGAGGGCGTGTCCTTCGGGTATGCGCTCAACCTGAGCGTGTGCATCGGCTGCCGCAAGTGCTCCGAGGCGTGCCACCAGGAGAACAACCACGACCGGCGCACGGGGAACTCGTACATCCGGGTGCTGGAGATGCAGCAGGGCAGCCTGGACCTGGAGCACGGCAACGCGAACTACGATCATCCGGTGCCGGCCGAGGGGAAGTACTACCTGCCGGTGCAGTGCCACCAGTGCGACAACGCGCCGTGCGTGAAGGTGTGCCCCGTCCAGGCCACGTGGAAGGAGGCGGACGGGGTGGTGGTAGTGGACTACAACTGGTGCATCGGCTGCCGGTACTGCGAGGCGGCGTGCCCGTACCACGCGCGGCGCTTCAACTGGGCGAAGCCGGAGATACCCGCCGAGGAGATCAACCCGGACCAGGGCTACCTCTCCAACCGCATCCGTCCGCAGGGCGTGGTGGAGAAGTGCACCTTCTGTCTGCACCGCACGCGGGCGGGACGGCTGCCGGCGTGCCTGGAGGCGTGCCCCACGGGGGCGCGGGTGTTCGGCAACCTGTTGGATCCCAAGAGCCCCATCCGCTGGGTGCTCGAGAACAAACGCGTCTTCGTGCTCAAGGAAGAGCTCGGGACGCGGCCCCGCTTCTTCTACTTCTTCGACAAGTGA
- a CDS encoding cytochrome c3 family protein, with amino-acid sequence MMRPALAALLLAVVGCGKDQPARFQPPPGAPTGRETLLQPAKLTSVESDRKDALGRPLRVSCESCHSLRETKPMPSRPEELKEFHQGLQFRHGELACTSCHQAEAPRTLHLATGEPLPMTEVVTLCAQCHGPQYRDFKAGAHGGMTGYWDLSRGDRTRNNCVSCHDPHTPKYAGGHPVMPPRDPSAHGEPGTKESRDHE; translated from the coding sequence ATGATGCGCCCGGCGCTCGCCGCCCTGCTGCTGGCTGTCGTTGGCTGCGGGAAGGACCAACCCGCGCGCTTCCAACCGCCCCCGGGAGCCCCCACCGGAAGGGAGACGCTCCTGCAACCGGCGAAGCTCACCTCCGTGGAGAGCGATCGGAAGGATGCCCTGGGCCGGCCGCTCCGCGTCTCGTGCGAGAGCTGCCACTCACTGCGTGAAACGAAGCCCATGCCCTCGCGGCCCGAGGAGCTGAAGGAGTTCCACCAGGGCCTCCAGTTCCGCCACGGAGAGCTCGCCTGCACCTCGTGCCACCAGGCGGAAGCGCCGCGCACGCTGCACCTGGCCACGGGCGAGCCGCTGCCCATGACGGAGGTGGTGACGCTGTGCGCGCAGTGCCACGGGCCGCAGTACCGCGACTTCAAGGCGGGGGCGCACGGCGGCATGACGGGGTACTGGGATCTCTCCCGGGGGGATCGCACGAGGAACAACTGCGTGAGCTGCCACGACCCGCACACGCCGAAGTACGCGGGTGGGCATCCGGTGATGCCTCCGCGCGACCCGTCCGCCCACGGTGAGCCGGGCACGAAGGAGAGCCGAGACCATGAGTGA
- a CDS encoding molybdopterin-dependent oxidoreductase, protein MDRRDFLKGTAMTAATLAASRLAYGQERAAAEPASGDGVQWNKAPCRFCGTGCHVQVGVRGGKVVVIAGDQKAPVNKGLLCVKGYHVGLALYGGDRLTTPLLRKGDNQVPISWDEALDIIARRVLKDPKGFGVYGSGQWTIPEGYTASKFVKGGLGTHQLDANARLCMASAVTGFLATYGVDEPAGCYDDLDACDVLIMWGNNPAEMHPVLFSRVIDRRSRGEKVTLIDIGTRKTRTSGFCDHSLRFKPNTDLAIACGIAHLLVENGTYDKAFIEANCAFRAPSTPPTLEGKAITFEEYRELLKPYTPEKVEEISGVSAKDLRMLAGLFGRRDVRITSLWCMGMNQHTRGTAINNLVHGLHLLSGHFGKPGDAPTSLTGQPSACGTVREVGTLAHALPGGRVVAKAEHRAQMEEIWNLPKGRVSDKIGYHTVEMWKRFSTPTEQGGDIHTLWVQVTNPAQTLPNTHKLVDPSRKLADKFLIVSDVYPSATTRIADLVLPSAMWVEKNGMVGNSERRTQQWFKMVNPPGQARDDAWQLIAVAHRLFELGFEGMKDKDGRFLFEVKGRDGKPVPIWDFAHYYDVNVDEHLFEEYRKTTRIKHKDLAPYQEYVKARGLRWPVVQQPDGSWRETRFRFAGFDDPYVKKGRDIQFYHSTTHDDRAQIWFSPYEPPPESPDTEFPFWLCTGRVIEHWHSGTMTTRIPQLRRAMPQAYVEMNSADARRLGVSNGEQVTVETRRGKLDLPVWIGGRGEPVEGSLFVPFFDERLLINGLTLDEHDPFSKQPDYKKCAARVRRRERVAEKQG, encoded by the coding sequence ATGGATCGCCGGGACTTCCTCAAGGGTACGGCCATGACGGCGGCGACGCTGGCCGCGAGCCGCCTCGCGTATGGTCAGGAAAGGGCCGCCGCGGAGCCGGCGAGCGGTGATGGCGTGCAGTGGAACAAGGCGCCCTGCCGCTTCTGCGGCACCGGCTGCCACGTCCAGGTGGGCGTGCGCGGCGGCAAGGTGGTGGTCATCGCTGGCGACCAGAAGGCCCCGGTGAACAAGGGCCTGCTGTGTGTGAAGGGCTATCACGTGGGGCTCGCGCTCTATGGGGGTGACCGGCTCACCACGCCGCTGCTTCGCAAGGGCGACAATCAGGTCCCCATCAGCTGGGACGAGGCGCTCGACATCATCGCCCGCCGCGTGCTGAAGGACCCCAAGGGCTTCGGTGTCTACGGCAGCGGTCAGTGGACCATCCCCGAGGGCTATACCGCTTCGAAGTTCGTCAAGGGCGGCCTGGGCACGCACCAACTCGATGCCAACGCGCGTCTGTGCATGGCCTCGGCGGTGACGGGCTTCCTCGCCACCTATGGCGTGGACGAGCCCGCCGGCTGCTACGACGACCTCGACGCCTGTGACGTGCTCATCATGTGGGGCAACAACCCCGCGGAGATGCACCCCGTCCTCTTCTCGCGCGTCATCGACCGGCGCTCGCGCGGGGAGAAGGTCACCCTCATCGACATCGGCACGCGCAAGACGCGCACCAGCGGGTTCTGCGATCACTCCCTGCGCTTCAAGCCGAACACGGACCTGGCCATCGCGTGCGGCATCGCCCACCTGCTGGTGGAGAACGGCACCTATGACAAGGCGTTCATCGAGGCGAACTGCGCCTTCCGCGCCCCCAGCACGCCGCCCACGCTCGAGGGCAAGGCCATCACCTTCGAGGAGTACCGCGAGCTGCTGAAGCCCTACACCCCGGAGAAGGTGGAGGAGATCTCCGGCGTCTCCGCGAAGGACCTGCGGATGCTGGCCGGGCTGTTCGGCCGCCGCGACGTGCGCATCACCAGCCTGTGGTGCATGGGGATGAACCAGCACACGCGGGGCACGGCCATCAACAACCTGGTCCACGGGCTCCACCTGCTCAGCGGGCACTTCGGCAAGCCGGGCGATGCGCCCACCAGCCTCACCGGTCAGCCCTCCGCGTGCGGCACCGTTCGCGAGGTGGGCACGCTCGCCCATGCGCTCCCCGGTGGCCGCGTGGTGGCCAAGGCCGAGCACCGCGCCCAGATGGAGGAGATCTGGAACCTCCCCAAGGGCCGCGTCTCCGACAAGATCGGCTACCACACGGTGGAGATGTGGAAGCGCTTCTCCACGCCCACCGAGCAGGGCGGCGACATCCACACCCTCTGGGTCCAGGTCACCAACCCCGCGCAGACGCTGCCCAACACGCACAAGCTGGTGGACCCCAGCCGCAAGCTCGCGGACAAGTTCCTCATCGTCTCGGATGTCTACCCGTCCGCCACCACGCGCATCGCCGATCTGGTCCTCCCCTCGGCCATGTGGGTGGAGAAGAACGGCATGGTGGGCAACTCCGAGCGCCGCACCCAGCAGTGGTTCAAGATGGTGAACCCGCCCGGTCAGGCCCGTGATGATGCCTGGCAGCTCATCGCCGTCGCTCACCGGCTCTTCGAGCTCGGCTTCGAGGGCATGAAGGACAAGGACGGCCGCTTCCTCTTCGAGGTGAAGGGCAGGGATGGCAAGCCCGTCCCCATCTGGGACTTCGCCCACTACTACGACGTCAACGTCGACGAGCACCTCTTCGAGGAGTACCGGAAGACGACCCGCATCAAGCACAAGGACCTGGCGCCCTATCAGGAGTACGTGAAGGCCCGCGGCCTGCGCTGGCCCGTGGTGCAGCAACCCGACGGCAGCTGGCGCGAGACCCGCTTCCGCTTCGCTGGCTTCGACGACCCGTACGTGAAGAAGGGCCGCGACATCCAGTTCTACCACTCGACCACGCACGACGACCGGGCGCAGATCTGGTTCAGCCCCTACGAGCCCCCTCCCGAGTCACCCGACACGGAGTTCCCGTTCTGGTTGTGCACCGGTCGCGTCATCGAGCACTGGCACTCGGGCACGATGACGACGCGGATTCCGCAGCTCCGGCGCGCCATGCCCCAGGCCTACGTGGAGATGAACAGCGCCGATGCCCGGCGGCTCGGTGTGAGCAACGGGGAGCAGGTGACGGTGGAGACGCGGCGAGGGAAGCTCGACCTGCCGGTGTGGATCGGCGGCCGGGGCGAGCCCGTCGAGGGCTCCCTCTTCGTCCCCTTCTTCGATGAGCGGCTGCTCATCAACGGGCTCACGCTCGACGAGCATGACCCGTTCTCCAAGCAGCCGGATTACAAGAAGTGCGCGGCGCGGGTGCGGCGGCGTGAGCGCGTCGCGGAGAAACAGGGATGA
- a CDS encoding nitrate reductase cytochrome c-type subunit: MSTGGEQGSGLPARWLHVGAAVAVTLAATGYFAGIRAPEMPERPAASDPHAQRAERVSSYSELREARRGANAHMYEGAIASLSEEAFPVKPLPVATSEQRAEAVARRKTHRAYDGAPPTIPHEIDQREVPGCLACHGDGMKLGNRVAPRISHPPYQSCTQCHVVGESPRPLAPYKDVPANGFVGLDPTGKGARAWPGAPPTMPHPTHMRNECSSCHGPQGLAGLRTSHPERQNCQQCHGSSAQLDQRVDASSAPGGFARVAREARP, from the coding sequence ATGAGCACCGGCGGCGAACAGGGGAGTGGCCTCCCGGCGCGCTGGCTCCACGTGGGCGCCGCCGTGGCGGTGACGCTCGCGGCCACCGGGTACTTCGCGGGCATTCGCGCACCCGAGATGCCCGAGCGTCCGGCCGCGTCGGACCCGCACGCGCAACGGGCGGAGCGGGTCTCGAGCTACAGCGAGCTGCGCGAGGCGCGACGCGGGGCCAACGCGCACATGTACGAGGGCGCCATCGCCTCGTTGTCGGAGGAGGCGTTCCCCGTGAAGCCGCTGCCGGTGGCCACCTCCGAGCAGCGCGCGGAGGCCGTGGCTCGGCGCAAGACCCACCGCGCCTACGACGGGGCCCCGCCCACCATTCCGCATGAGATCGATCAGCGCGAGGTCCCCGGCTGTCTGGCCTGCCATGGGGACGGGATGAAGCTGGGCAACCGGGTGGCGCCGAGGATCAGCCATCCACCGTACCAGAGCTGCACACAGTGCCACGTGGTGGGGGAGTCGCCCCGCCCGCTGGCTCCGTACAAGGACGTTCCGGCGAATGGCTTCGTCGGGTTGGACCCGACCGGGAAGGGGGCTCGGGCCTGGCCGGGGGCTCCGCCCACGATGCCGCATCCGACGCACATGCGGAACGAGTGCTCGAGCTGCCACGGTCCCCAGGGGCTCGCCGGGCTGCGGACCTCTCACCCGGAGCGCCAGAACTGCCAGCAGTGCCATGGCTCCTCGGCGCAGCTCGACCAACGCGTCGACGCGAGCAGTGCTCCCGGCGGTTTCGCGCGGGTGGCCCGGGAGGCTCGACCGTGA
- a CDS encoding 4Fe-4S dicluster domain-containing protein, whose amino-acid sequence MSSQVTLSRRAFLGFLRKKEEPVRPPEPAPAEGFSLEAFHAARARPGAVTAPASRMTVRVRPHLCLAWQGSFCSTCSERCPVEGAIALELGRPRVVEPRCTGCGLCIQVCPAPLNAFELLPSSQQVSAP is encoded by the coding sequence GTGAGCTCACAGGTGACTCTCAGCCGCCGGGCGTTCCTCGGTTTCCTCCGGAAGAAGGAGGAGCCCGTGCGTCCGCCGGAGCCTGCTCCCGCGGAGGGCTTCTCGCTCGAGGCGTTCCATGCCGCTCGGGCGCGGCCGGGTGCGGTGACGGCGCCGGCCAGCCGGATGACCGTGCGGGTGCGTCCCCATCTCTGCCTCGCGTGGCAGGGCTCGTTCTGCAGCACCTGCTCCGAGCGTTGCCCCGTCGAGGGGGCCATCGCCCTCGAGCTGGGCCGCCCGCGCGTGGTGGAGCCGCGCTGCACCGGGTGTGGTCTCTGTATCCAGGTGTGCCCGGCTCCGCTCAACGCCTTCGAGCTCCTTCCCTCCAGCCAGCAGGTCTCCGCTCCATGA
- a CDS encoding DUF4328 domain-containing protein, with translation MEIWTGWLMGISQDERISTLQPYRRSRHPDPTGHVTGQDQLFYSVAMADTSETSPTLQPLCPAHSEVEAVRTCERCGLYVCARCVRASGNCWECVRKYAALVPSSAARARWVALFLRILGVLATGHVLLYLWGILVPGARESTKTLEILGATGTFLNYVSFVVWGVTTVTYLLWLHSVVRQVNAWGRDVGATPTWAVGCWFVPLVNLVKPYRVVRSIVEELGGKPLGASLRLGTWWIAFILSRMLAMQAARMSMRMLHPSLALKVYMVQLVSMICTIVAAFLCIRIVREVQERLEVRRSGL, from the coding sequence ATGGAGATTTGGACCGGCTGGTTGATGGGCATCAGTCAGGATGAGCGGATTTCGACCTTGCAACCTTACCGCAGAAGTCGGCATCCTGACCCCACTGGCCACGTAACCGGCCAAGACCAACTCTTCTACTCCGTTGCCATGGCAGATACTTCCGAGACTTCACCTACTCTTCAGCCGCTATGCCCTGCTCACTCAGAGGTGGAAGCAGTGCGGACATGCGAACGCTGCGGGCTGTACGTCTGCGCCCGCTGCGTTCGCGCGAGTGGGAACTGCTGGGAGTGCGTTCGCAAGTACGCAGCCCTGGTCCCCTCCTCGGCAGCTCGCGCCCGGTGGGTTGCTCTGTTCCTCCGCATTTTGGGAGTTTTGGCGACCGGCCACGTACTCCTCTATCTCTGGGGCATTCTTGTGCCCGGTGCACGTGAGTCCACGAAGACCTTGGAGATCCTCGGGGCCACCGGAACCTTTTTGAATTACGTAAGCTTCGTGGTGTGGGGTGTGACGACGGTCACGTACCTCCTGTGGCTGCACTCGGTTGTCCGGCAAGTGAACGCATGGGGTAGGGATGTGGGGGCGACGCCAACTTGGGCCGTGGGTTGCTGGTTCGTACCGTTGGTGAATCTCGTCAAGCCGTACCGTGTGGTACGGAGCATAGTGGAGGAACTGGGGGGCAAGCCACTCGGCGCTTCGCTGCGTCTGGGCACATGGTGGATTGCCTTCATCCTCTCGCGAATGCTGGCGATGCAGGCTGCTCGCATGTCGATGCGGATGCTACATCCATCGCTCGCGCTCAAGGTGTACATGGTTCAACTCGTTTCGATGATCTGCACCATCGTGGCTGCTTTCCTCTGCATACGGATCGTCCGAGAAGTGCAGGAGCGCCTCGAAGTTCGCAGGAGCGGCCTCTGA